One window of the Alphaproteobacteria bacterium genome contains the following:
- a CDS encoding molybdopterin guanine dinucleotide-containing S/N-oxide reductase: MAPPQTFRTATHWGSYDAEVVDGKLTALNPIAADPDPSPIGAGMARAIQDDLRIQQPMVRAGWLENGPNGPKGKRGAEPFVPVSWDRALDLAAAETERVRTTFGNESIYAGSYGWGSAGCFHHAQSHMRRFLNLIGGNVKSVNSYSLAAAQTIVPHVVGDWTWVYQNMTSWSVIAEHTDLVVAFGGVPLKNAQVDGGGVGRHRVSEWLKTCGNNDVTFMNIGPVREDIADFAKAEWLTPRPNTDTAVMLGLAHTLVRENLHDVAFLNRCATGFDRFAPYLLGETDGTPKDADWAAGISGLAAEDIRALARRMAAGRTLLTAAWSLQRGDHGEQPYWMLITLAAMLGQIGLPGGGFGFGYGAVSNIGSSEPKIAGPYLSSGHNPLNRFIPVARIADMLLNPGGTIDYNGEKVVFPDTRLIFWCGGNPFHHHQDLNRLVRAWQQPDTIIVNEPWWNSLARHADIVFPATTALERNDIGSAYSDKYLFAMQRAVAPVGESRSDFEIYGGLADRFGVREAYSEGRDEMGWLRYLYNRFRQSSAEQNIEVPDFETFWKQGEIELPVADRRVTLMEGFRADPEAAPLKTPSGKIEIYSETIASFGYDDCPPHPTWMAPAEWLGSPRAAQFPLHLISNQPRTRLHSQYDNGGYAQASKVKGREPILIHPSDAAARGIADGDIVRVFNDRGACLAGAVVTDGVQASVVQLPTGAWYDPVEPGGLEAHGNPNVLTMDKGTSKLAQGPSAHSALVQIEKFDGTPPPVRVFTPPPMVSRLRKAR, translated from the coding sequence GATCCAAGACGATCTGCGGATTCAACAACCCATGGTTCGGGCGGGGTGGTTGGAGAACGGACCGAACGGGCCCAAGGGTAAGCGCGGCGCCGAACCGTTCGTGCCGGTGTCGTGGGACCGCGCACTGGACCTTGCCGCCGCCGAGACCGAGCGCGTACGGACAACTTTCGGCAACGAGTCGATCTACGCCGGCAGCTATGGATGGGGCAGCGCCGGGTGTTTCCATCACGCCCAATCGCATATGCGCCGCTTCCTCAACCTGATCGGCGGCAATGTGAAGTCGGTCAACTCCTACAGTTTGGCCGCAGCGCAAACCATCGTGCCGCATGTCGTGGGCGATTGGACCTGGGTCTATCAGAACATGACCTCGTGGTCGGTGATTGCCGAGCACACCGATCTCGTCGTGGCCTTCGGCGGCGTACCGTTGAAGAACGCGCAGGTTGATGGCGGCGGCGTCGGCCGTCACCGGGTATCAGAATGGCTCAAGACTTGCGGCAATAACGATGTCACCTTCATGAACATCGGACCGGTACGCGAGGATATTGCGGACTTTGCGAAAGCCGAATGGCTGACACCGCGTCCCAATACCGATACCGCCGTGATGCTGGGCCTCGCGCACACGTTGGTGCGCGAGAACCTGCACGACGTCGCATTCTTGAATCGCTGCGCCACCGGGTTCGACCGGTTCGCGCCGTATTTGCTGGGCGAGACCGACGGGACGCCCAAGGATGCCGATTGGGCCGCCGGCATTTCCGGTTTGGCCGCCGAGGATATCCGAGCGCTGGCGCGGCGCATGGCGGCGGGCCGTACCCTGTTGACAGCCGCTTGGTCGTTGCAGCGCGGCGACCACGGCGAGCAACCCTATTGGATGTTGATCACGTTGGCCGCAATGCTGGGCCAGATCGGCCTACCGGGCGGCGGGTTTGGCTTTGGCTACGGCGCGGTCTCCAATATCGGGAGTAGCGAACCGAAAATCGCGGGACCCTATTTGTCTTCGGGGCACAATCCGCTGAACCGATTTATCCCGGTGGCGCGGATCGCCGACATGCTGCTGAACCCGGGCGGCACCATCGACTACAACGGCGAGAAGGTCGTCTTCCCCGATACGCGGTTGATCTTTTGGTGTGGCGGCAATCCCTTCCACCACCACCAGGACCTCAACCGATTGGTGCGGGCATGGCAGCAACCCGACACGATCATTGTCAACGAGCCCTGGTGGAACAGCCTGGCGCGTCACGCCGACATCGTGTTTCCGGCGACCACGGCACTGGAACGCAACGACATCGGCAGCGCCTACTCGGACAAGTACCTGTTTGCCATGCAACGCGCTGTGGCCCCCGTTGGCGAGTCGCGCAGCGACTTCGAGATTTACGGCGGGCTGGCGGATCGCTTCGGGGTGCGCGAGGCCTATAGCGAGGGGCGCGACGAAATGGGCTGGCTGCGTTACCTCTACAACCGGTTTCGCCAGTCGAGCGCCGAGCAGAACATCGAGGTGCCCGACTTCGAGACGTTCTGGAAACAGGGCGAAATCGAATTGCCGGTGGCCGACCGCCGCGTGACCTTGATGGAGGGCTTCCGCGCCGACCCCGAGGCCGCGCCGCTGAAGACACCCAGCGGCAAGATCGAAATCTATTCCGAGACGATCGCGTCGTTCGGCTATGACGACTGCCCGCCGCACCCGACGTGGATGGCGCCCGCCGAATGGCTGGGGTCGCCGCGGGCCGCACAGTTTCCGTTGCATTTGATATCGAACCAGCCGCGCACGCGGTTGCACAGCCAATACGACAACGGCGGCTATGCCCAGGCGAGCAAGGTGAAGGGCCGTGAGCCGATTTTGATTCACCCCAGCGATGCCGCCGCGCGGGGCATCGCGGACGGCGATATCGTGCGCGTGTTCAACGACCGCGGCGCCTGCCTGGCCGGGGCCGTCGTGACCGACGGCGTCCAGGCCAGCGTGGTCCAGTTGCCGACCGGTGCGTGGTACGACCCGGTCGAGCCGGGCGGCCTGGAGGCGCACGGTAATCCCAACGTGCTGACGATGGACAAGGGTACGTCCAAATTGGCCCAAGGGCCGAGTGCCCATTCGGCGCTGGTGCAAATCGAAAAATTCGACGGCACCCCGCCGCCGGTACGCGTGTTCACACCGCCGCCGATGGTGAGCCGGCTGCGCAAAGCGCGGTAG